Proteins encoded within one genomic window of Aquarana catesbeiana isolate 2022-GZ linkage group LG03, ASM4218655v1, whole genome shotgun sequence:
- the LOC141133338 gene encoding uncharacterized protein, with product MFYGFHRPERCILACTSSVNISETPKVCDKTGGIYPSSPVQSSPFRAVIFSEDFYKSPGGGLGPTQSRGGISPALSGRSTNFCQNKGPVSERSGKDNETPGRSRMDNQRGEIKLDSISDHTILGLHDRFHPGENFSPRREEGEASGGSEEDADKYANLHKSSYVGLRATHCDYSSGAVGTSTWKGAPADNFNELVLWRVPRKINKDTCAGSEEALVVEKSLKPEQGSALEFSFAEKINNRRKFLGLGRPPGRADGSGELDRLGSQKVLQLERAEGYSLGSMGLRKNSPGPSCSGPIGQCHSGGLYIKAGRNKEQGSAILGTPDSSLGRRQAKLHNSDTSEGRFKPYGRLSEQRKSTGSRMESKCRDFSTTNRKMGNAPNRSFRIPKECKSRGLLLTEQAGSGRGIGCISAAMEIPVVLRLSPLSDDPLGLKKATEREHDDDSGGSFLAQTGLVRNNTGDGGGTLLGASASEGPPNAGPPSSPKYPASQVDRLVTEEQMLKNKGLSDKLVSTLLNSRKEVTRAIYFKTWKRFNSWCAIRILSPQEIASVLEFLHEGMEMGLAASTLKVQVAALSVFLERQLSREPLIIRFFKALARARPIPFKFFPRWDLSVVLRGLIKGPFEPPEEASIRLWSLKIVLLVAVTSARRVSELQALSIREPFCYIFPDRVVLKTDPGFLPKVASAFHREQEIILPTFCPNPSSAKERSFHSLDVRRCLLHYIEITKDFRRSDSLFVLFSGPRKGYRASKSTIGRWLRMAISEAYKASGAEPPKGVVAHSTRAVATSWAERAGASPGRICKAATWTSFSTFTRHYRLDLLSAAEQSFGRKVLQAVVPP from the coding sequence atgttttatggcttccatagacctgagagatgcatacttgcatgtaccagtagcgtcaacatctcagaaacacctaaggtttgcgataaaactgggggaatctacccttcatctccagttcagagctctccctttcgggctgtcatcttctccgaggatttttacaaaagtcctggcggaggccttggccccactcagagtagagggggtatcagtcctgccctatctggacgatctactaatttttgccaaaacaagggacctgttagtgagagatctggaaaagacaatgagacacctggtaggtctaggatggataatcaacgaggagaaatcaaacttgattccatctcagaccatactattcttgggttacacgatagattccatccaggagaaaatttttctccccgaagggaagagggagaagcttcaggaggcagtgaagaagacgcagacaaatatgccaatctccataagagcagctatgtcggtcttagggctactcactgcgactattccagcggtgcagtgggcacgtctacatggaagggagctccagcagacaattttaacgagttggtcctatggagagtccctagaaaaattaataaggatacctgcgcgggttcagaggaagctttggtggtggagaaatcactcaaacctgaacaggggtctgctctggagttttcctttgcagaaaagattaacaacagacgcaagttcctggggttggggcgcccacctggacgagcagatggctcaggggagttggacagactgggaagccagaaagtcctccaattggagagagctgagggctattctcttgggtctatgggccttcgaaagaacagtccggggccatcatgttcaggtcctatcggacaatgccacagcggtggcctatatatcaaggcagggaggaacaaggagcagggctctgctatccttggcactccagattctagcctgggcagaagacaggctaaactccataacagcgatacatctgaagggagatttaaaccttatggcagactttctgagcagagaaagagtactggaagcagaatggagtctaaATGTAGAGACTTTTcaacaactaacagaaagatggggaatgccccaaatagatcttttcgcatcccaaaagaatgcaaaagtagaggccttcttctcactgaacaggcaggatcaggcagagggattggatgcattagcgcagccatggaaattccagttgtgctacgcctttcccccctttcagatgatccccttggtcttaagaaagctacagaaagagaacacgacgatgattctggtggctcctttctggcccaaacgggcttggttcgcaacaatacaggggatggcggtggaaccttattgggagcttccgcttcggaaggacctcctaacgcagggcccccttcatcacccaaatacccagcatctcaggttgacaggttggttactgaggagcagatgttaaaaaataagggcctttcagataaactggtctctaccctgctgaacagtcgtaaagaggttaccagggccatctacttcaaaacgtggaaacgatttaatagctggtgtgcgattaggatactttcgccacaggaaatcgcttcagtgctagagtttctccatgagggaatggagatggggttggcagctagcaccctaaaagtgcaggtagctgcattatcggtttttcttgagaggcagttatcaagggagccgcttattattaggtttttcaaggcattggccagagctaggccaataccttttaagttttttcctagatgggacctgtctgtggttctgcggggtctaatcaaagggccgtttgaacctccagaggaagcgtcaatcaggctatggtcgttaaaaatagtcctgttagtagcagtaacttcagctaggagagtaagcgagttacaagctctttccataagagaacccttttgttatatttttccagaccgggtagtgctaaaaactgacccgggtttcttgccaaaggtggcatcagcatttcatagggaacaagagataattctccctaccttttgtcctaacccgtccagtgctaaggagaggtctttccattccctggacgtgagaaggtgtttattacattatatagagataacgaaagattttagaagatcagattcgctctttgttctcttctctggtccacggaaggggtatagagcatccaaaagcaccataggtagatggctcagaatggccatcagcgaagcttataaagcttcaggagcagagccccctaagggggtagtagcccattcaacaagggcagtagcaacgtcctgggcggagagggcaggggcttccccgggtcggatctgtaaagcggccacgtggacaagtttctccaccttcacccgccactacaggttggacttgctatcagcagcggaacagtcgtttggcaggaaggtcctgcaggcggtggtcccaccctag